The Candidatus Binatia bacterium genome contains the following window.
ACCCTGACACCTGGCCTGGAAAGCTCTCGCGTATCCCGCCGGTTTTTGCGCAAATGGTTCGAGCCTTGCTCCCCGGTGAGCGTGTCGAGATCCTCGTCCGCACGGCGGCGGAGCAAGCGGCGGCTGAATTTGTATTGACGGAGCACCGAGCGCTTGGCGCAGGCGTTCGATTTCACATGATTGACTCCAACGATTCGTGGGTTCGTGATCATGGGCCAGTTTTTCTTCGCAATGAAGCTGGCACCCTGCGCGCTCTGGACTGGGGTTATAATGCTTGGGGCGCAAAGTACCCGGATTGGGCTGCCGACGCGCTCGTGGCGGTTCGTATCGCCGATCAACTTGATCTGGAGGTCCAGCGGCCCGGAATTATTCTGGAGGGGGGATCGATCGATGGCGATGGTCAGGGGACGGTGCTCACCACCGAGTCCTGTCTTCTCAACCCGAACCGGAATCCCGGCCTGAAACGTCCGGATGTCGAGGGCCAGTTGGCTCGTTATCTGGGCGCTGAAAAGGTTCTCTGGCTGGGCGAGGGGATTGCGGGGGATGATACCGACGGACATATCGATGATCTGACGCGCTTTGTGGCGCCGGGTGTGGTGGTGACGGCCATCGAGACAAATCCCGAGGATGCCAATTATGGACCGCTGCAGGAAAACCGCGATCGTCTGTCGGGCATGCGGGACGCGACCGGCCGTGTGCTGGAAGTCGTGGAGCTTCCGATGCCGGCACCGCTCCGAGAAAACGATCTCCGCTTGCCCGCTTCCTACGCGAATTTCTATATCGCCAACGGGGTCGTACTGGTCCCGGTTTTCGAGGATGCGGCCGATGCCCGAGCGCTTGGAGTGCTGGGCGAATTATTGCCCGACCGGGCGATTGTCGGGATCCCCGCAAGGGATCTGGTGCTCGGCCTTGGCGCCTGCCACTGCCTGACCCAGCAGCAACCCGCCGACGGCCCCGGTAGCTGCTGAGCGAGCCCTTTTGGGGGGATAGGGCCGACCCTTTGGCCCTCCGAAAGAGGCGGGTTTGCCGCGAAATGCCTGTGGCAGGGATTCGGCAGGCCCCCGTTCACATTCCATCATTCTTCGTTAAGCTACGACTGTGGCGATCAACGAAGACAAGTCGAAAACCGAAGTTTCCATGGACGAAATGCGCGAACGTTACCGTCATGAGCGCGAGAAAAGACTGCGCTCTGATGGAATGGCGCAGTTTCAGGAGTTCAAGGGGGCGTTTGCCTCTTTCGACGAGGATCCCTTTGTCGAGCCCGGTTTCTCTCGGGAGCCTATCGTCGCCGAGCATGAAGTCGTGATTGTGGGCGGCGGTTTTGGCGGCATGCTCACGGCCGTCAATCTGATCCGGGAGGGTGTCGAGGACTTCACGATTGTCGAGAAGGGCGGGGACTTCGGCGGGACCTGGTACTGGAATCGTTACCCCGGATGTATGTGCGATGTAGAGTCCTACACATACTTGCCGCTGCTTGAGGAAACCGGCTACATGCCTACCGAGAGGTACGCGAGTGCAACCGAGATCTTCGAGCATTGCCAGCGGATCGGAAACCATTTCGACCTCTACCGACGCGCCATGTTCCAGACTGAAATCGAGGGTGCGGTCTGGAACGATGTCGACCATCGGTGGACGATCACCACCAGTCGGGGCGATACGTTGACCACGAAGTTCTTCGTGGCTGCCGGCGGAATCCTGCACAAGGCCAAACTGCCGGGCATCCCGGGCATCAACGATTTCGAGGGGCATACCTTCCACACCAGTCGTTGGGACTATGCCTACACCGGAGGAAGCGCGACCGAGCCCATGGCCAAGCTCGCCGACAAGCGCGTCGGGATCATCGGGACCGGTGCAACCGGCGTCCAGGCCGTACCTCAACTCGCCCGGGTGGCGAAAGAAGTCTACGTCTTCCAGCGCACGCCCTCGGGCGTTGGCGTGCGGGATAATGGACCGACAGATGCGGAGTGGTTTCAATCGCTGAAGCCCGGCTGGCAGGATGAGCGGATGTCGAACTTTACGGCCGCCGTGACCGGAGAAAAGCCCGAGGTGGATCTCGTCTCGGATGGTTGGACGGATGTTTTGTGGGTCAACACTCAGGACCCTGCGGTCAACGAGGGTCTCGAATTCGAGGACCTCGAGCGAATCGACTTCGAAGTCATGCAGCGATTGCGGGATCGCGTCGATGCGACGATCGAGGACCCCGCGACGGCCGAAAAGCTCAAGGCCTGGTACGGCAAGCACTGCAAACGGGTCACCTTCCATGACGATTATCTGCCGGCTTTCAACGAACCGAATGTCGAGCTGGTCGATACCGACGGTCTGGGGGTCAAGCAGGTGACACCGAAGGGGGTCGTGGTCGGCGATACCGAGTACCCGATCGACCTGCTGATTTTTGCCTCCGGATTTGAGGTCACGACACCTCTGGTGCAGCGACTGGGCTTCGATCCGGTCGGCCGAAACGGCCAGACGCTCAGCGAGCGTTGGGAGGATGGCGCTCGGACCCTGCATGGAATTCTATCGGCCGATTTTCCGAATATGCTGGTGATCAGCACCGTCCAGGCCGGGTTCGGCACGAACTTCGTTCATTTCCTCTCGGAGTCCTCCAAGCACGTAGCCTGGTTGGTTGGCGCCTGTCATGCCGAAAAGATCGAGAGCATCGAAGCCACGCCCGAGGCTGAGGAGGAGTGGATTGCCACCCTCTGGACAGTTGCCCGAGGCCTCGCACGGTATTCGTCGGTCTGCACGCCGGGTTACTACAATGGGGAGGGGATTGTGACCAAGGCGGCGGCCCGCAATGTCACCTATCCGGGAAATCTCCAGCACTATATCGATTATTTGATCCGGTGGCGGGATGCAGGCGGTTTCGTAGGCGCTCGAGTGGTTCGCGCGGGCGAGGGGCCGGCGAAGTCCTAGGTCGCTAGCCTCCCGGCTAGGGCGTCGTGCTGATGGACCCCCACACGTTGAGGGTGATCGCGATCGTGCTGGCTGCAGCGAGCAAGGGATACCAACCGCGTCCGTCTCGAGTGAAAGCCGAGAGCGCGACCGGGAGGAGGAGCGGCATGAGATCGAGCATGTAGCGGGAGCCGAATTGCGTCGAGCCCTGATAGGAGTAGACGAGGTAGAAGCTGAACATGCAGATCAGCGCGGGGATGCCGGCGCGCACCAGAGGAGGTCGCCAGCACGGCAGGAAAACCCCGATCAGGAATGGGCTCAGAAAAAAGAGCGTTTGCCCGCCGGAGTGGAACCTGAGGAATGGAGGTTCCGCGAGGATCTCCGGCATCGCTGTGGTGTAGAAGACGAGATTGGCCCACACATAGCTGGCCGAGAAGTCGATGGAGGTATGGGTCCATTCCGACCAGGCTGCAGTATAGCTGTTTTGAAACGGGTCTCCGAAAAGAGCTGTATTATATCCGAGAATGAGCAGCCCGGGCGGCAGACAGCCGAGGGCAAAGCGAAGCACGTTATGCAGTGCCTCCCGTTGGTTCTGCGATCCGAACCAGGCCAGCAGTGCAAAGGCGGGAGCGGCAAAGAGAATTGAATAGCGGATCTGGGCGGCGATCATGAAGCATATCCCGGCCAGCACGAATTGCTTTCGCAGCGCCGCAAAAATCAAGGCGCCAACGAAGAAGAAATTTCCTTCGCTATGCATGAGCAGCCAGACGCTGCCCACCCGTGCGCTATGGAAAGTCGAGGTGCCGAGCACGTAGAGCACGGGCGCGACCAGTCGCAGGGGACGCAACGTCGGGATGCCGGCAAAGAGTCGATAGAATAGAACGGCGGTCAGGAAAATGAGTGCCGAATTGAAGACGGTCTGG
Protein-coding sequences here:
- a CDS encoding agmatine deiminase family protein, producing the protein MSSPPSGFRWPAEWEPHAATWLVWPHNPDTWPGKLSRIPPVFAQMVRALLPGERVEILVRTAAEQAAAEFVLTEHRALGAGVRFHMIDSNDSWVRDHGPVFLRNEAGTLRALDWGYNAWGAKYPDWAADALVAVRIADQLDLEVQRPGIILEGGSIDGDGQGTVLTTESCLLNPNRNPGLKRPDVEGQLARYLGAEKVLWLGEGIAGDDTDGHIDDLTRFVAPGVVVTAIETNPEDANYGPLQENRDRLSGMRDATGRVLEVVELPMPAPLRENDLRLPASYANFYIANGVVLVPVFEDAADARALGVLGELLPDRAIVGIPARDLVLGLGACHCLTQQQPADGPGSC
- a CDS encoding NAD(P)/FAD-dependent oxidoreductase, giving the protein MAINEDKSKTEVSMDEMRERYRHEREKRLRSDGMAQFQEFKGAFASFDEDPFVEPGFSREPIVAEHEVVIVGGGFGGMLTAVNLIREGVEDFTIVEKGGDFGGTWYWNRYPGCMCDVESYTYLPLLEETGYMPTERYASATEIFEHCQRIGNHFDLYRRAMFQTEIEGAVWNDVDHRWTITTSRGDTLTTKFFVAAGGILHKAKLPGIPGINDFEGHTFHTSRWDYAYTGGSATEPMAKLADKRVGIIGTGATGVQAVPQLARVAKEVYVFQRTPSGVGVRDNGPTDAEWFQSLKPGWQDERMSNFTAAVTGEKPEVDLVSDGWTDVLWVNTQDPAVNEGLEFEDLERIDFEVMQRLRDRVDATIEDPATAEKLKAWYGKHCKRVTFHDDYLPAFNEPNVELVDTDGLGVKQVTPKGVVVGDTEYPIDLLIFASGFEVTTPLVQRLGFDPVGRNGQTLSERWEDGARTLHGILSADFPNMLVISTVQAGFGTNFVHFLSESSKHVAWLVGACHAEKIESIEATPEAEEEWIATLWTVARGLARYSSVCTPGYYNGEGIVTKAAARNVTYPGNLQHYIDYLIRWRDAGGFVGARVVRAGEGPAKS